One Helianthus annuus cultivar XRQ/B chromosome 7, HanXRQr2.0-SUNRISE, whole genome shotgun sequence genomic region harbors:
- the LOC118480468 gene encoding WPP domain-interacting tail-anchored protein 1-like, with translation MDTHFGYEPSSAAASVYSCRPESEFFKTMSRRTSSVADTFQELESVGEVVTRYELDMACVCEKLANLNLLLMHMETIEDGFEAFVSDTNPNMSDLEVKALEFDFLSGFLNSEVQVLEANISDFLRDKSNMQEFISSSKLLGDASMEQEDMLRDSEKSLQHSMDQLLELKARAAMFEKNVSRFYGGETRKENDSEAAGNNELPELKDKMNLHTMEHQRHILRMLEKSLEREIEFEKRLSESTQIEEALTLRLHASEQEVILAEEETTVTLEKLYDADHSSEILMGISKDLLGKMKTLQTDLKKPASKDQETQKANMEKDNMIKDLKQRLAEAEYRAANAESKIKLLTKTSNELKSSSEKVVMLERKLRDAKTKLKNNKSRTNSFENLESMVVMMISVPYVEETVADDYYAIPRFL, from the exons ATGGATACGCACTTTGGCTATGAGCCATCTTCAGCTGCTGCATCGGTCTATTCATGTAGACCAGAATCCGAGTTCTTCAAAACCATGTCCAGAAGGACTTCTTCGGTTGCAGACACATTTCAGGAACTAGAAAGTGTCGGAGAGGTTGTTACAAGATACGAGTTGGATATGGCATGCGTTTGTGAGAAGTTGGCCAACTTGAACTTACTCTTGATGCATATGGAAACGATAGAGGACGGATTCGAGGCCTTTGTATCCGATACGAATCCGAATATGAGTGATCTGGAAGTCAAAGCGCTGGAGTTTGACTTTTTGTCCGGGTTCCTGAACTCTGAGGTGCAAGTGTTGGAGGCGAACATATCAGATTTTCTGAGGGATAAAAGTAATATGCAGGAGTTTATATCTTCAAGCAAGTTGTTGGGAGATGCCTCAATGGAACAGGAAGATATGTTGCGCGATTCGGAAAAGTCATTGCAGCATTCTATGGATCAGCTTTTGGAATTGAAAGCGCGCGCTGCAATGTTTGAGAAGAACGTTTCAAGATTTTACGGAGGAGAAACTC GCAAGGAAAACGATTCTGAGGCGGCAGGCAACAACGAGCTTCCTGAACTGAAAGACAAGATGAACTTGCATACTATGGAACATCAGAGACATATTTTAAGGATGCTTGAGAAATCATTGGAAAGAGAGATAGAGTTCGAGAAGAGGCTGTCCGAGTCAACTCAAATCGAAGAAGCGCTGACCCTGAGGCTGCATGCTTCCGAGCAAGAAGTTATTTTAGCCGAAGAAGAAACTACGGTCACATTGGAAAAGCTGTATGACGCTGATCACTCATCCGAGATCCTAATGGGAATCTCGAAAGACTTGTTGGGTAAGATGAAGACGTTACAAACGGATCTTAAAAAACCGGCCTCTAAAGATCAAGAAACTCAGAAAGCAAATATGGAAAAGGATAACATGATCAAAGATTTGAAACAACGACTTGCAGAGGCAGAATACAGGGCTGCGAACGCTGAGTCTAAGATCAAGTTGCTAACGAAAACTAGTAACGAGCTCAAAAGTTCATCGGAGAAGGTGGTAATGCTTGAGAGAAAGCTTAGGGATGCTAAAACAAAGCTAAAAAATAACAAATCCCGGACAAACAGTTTTGAAAACCTCGAGtcgatggtggtgatgatgatcagCGTGCCATACGTGGAAGAAACTGTGGCCGATGATTATTACGCAATCCCCAGATTTCTTTGA